A segment of the Raphanus sativus cultivar WK10039 unplaced genomic scaffold, ASM80110v3 Scaffold1804, whole genome shotgun sequence genome:
CACTTTGAATTTTAAACTAATCATTTTTCTACTCATAACCTGATCACAACTAGTCAATAGTCTTTGACTCAAATCTTGACTTAATCAACTTAACCAATAATCATTGACTCATATCTAGAGTAGATGAAGACACTTACCCGAGCAGAGACGCATCCAGCTAAAGCCATAGGAACAGTATACATAAGACTTGTTGTCTGAATCAAAATCCCAGTAGCAGCCACAGCAAGCTTAGGATTCTCCAAGTAACCACCCATTATAGTCACAATCTCATACCACCACCACTCCAAACATATCCCCAAACAACTCGGAACCGCCACTCTCATCAACGGTCCCAACCCTCCAAAGAACTCCACCGCGGACGACTGAGCCGCCACCGCCACCGTAGACCCACTAACCCTCTTCTGCAGCTTCCCACTAGCCCAAACATAGCCCACCAGAAGCCCAACCATGATCAAGTTCGTCACAACGGAAGCAGTCGCCACGCCAGGAACACCCCATCGCTTCACCATCACGAGCCAATAGTTCAACGGCACGTGGAACGCCACGGCAGCCAACGTGCACCACATCATCGGTTTCGTCACCCGCTGCGACCTCAGGTAAACCCGCAACGGCTGGAGCAGAGTGTTAGTCAAAAGATCGGGAAGCGCGTAGAGACAGTACTCAGCGGCCGTAGCCGTTATCTCCGGGTCTTGGCCCATGAACAGCATGATGGGCCCGAGGTTGACCCAGAGTAGGCTGATGGGCAGGGAGGCGATCAGGAGAATCACGACCATGCGGTGGAGAGAGAGCGTGAGGAGGTCCCAGTTCTTGCTACCGAAGGCTTGGCTACACACGGGCTCGAGACCAGAGGCGAGGCCCACGAGGACGGAGTAGCCAGTGATGTTGGTGAAACCGATCGAGAGAGCTCC
Coding sequences within it:
- the LOC130504787 gene encoding protein DETOXIFICATION 54 gives rise to the protein MEEKNQTDDFSSHKHPTLPQVVEELKELWGMVLPITAMNCLVYVRAVVSVLFLGRLGSLELAGGALSIGFTNITGYSVLVGLASGLEPVCSQAFGSKNWDLLTLSLHRMVVILLIASLPISLLWVNLGPIMLFMGQDPEITATAAEYCLYALPDLLTNTLLQPLRVYLRSQRVTKPMMWCTLAAVAFHVPLNYWLVMVKRWGVPGVATASVVTNLIMVGLLVGYVWASGKLQKRVSGSTVAVAAQSSAVEFFGGLGPLMRVAVPSCLGICLEWWWYEIVTIMGGYLENPKLAVAATGILIQTTSLMYTVPMALAGCVSARVGNELGAGRPYKARLAANVALACAFVIGALNVAWTVILKERWAGLFTGYEPLKVLVASVMPIVGLCELGNCPQTTGCGILRGTGRPAVGAHVNLGSFYFVGTPVAVGLAFWLKIGFSGLWFGLLSAQAACAVSILYAVLARTDWEGESVRAMRLTSLEMGKVGKDEESSSLLLVDDRNGSDEKLSDVL